From one Candidatus Chlorobium masyuteum genomic stretch:
- a CDS encoding 1,9-bis(guanidino)-5-aza-nonane synthase: MESGVRKEELLSAPVRHIDIKQLNIVPLIDQMNDTAFQARNLARAASILDLMQQDKECAVILTLAGSLISAGLKQVIIDMIDNHMVDAIVSTGANIVDQDFFEALGFRHYKGTPFIDDAILRDMHIDRIYDTYIDEDDLRVCDDTTAIIANSMKPGSYSSREFIVEMAKYIEANNHDKNSIVYKAYEKGVPIFCPAFSDCSAGFGLVHHQWHNPENHVAIDSVKDFRELTKIKIENDRTGIFMIGGGVPKNFTQDIVVAAEVLGYEDVSMHTYAVQITVADERDGALSGSTLKEASSWGKVDTVYEQMVFAEATIALPLIAGYAYHKRNWEGRKAKNFNAMLEG; the protein is encoded by the coding sequence ATGGAATCAGGAGTCAGAAAAGAGGAGTTACTGAGCGCACCGGTCCGCCATATTGATATCAAGCAGCTGAATATTGTTCCACTTATAGACCAGATGAACGATACGGCTTTTCAGGCCAGAAATCTTGCAAGGGCAGCTTCGATTCTTGACCTTATGCAGCAGGACAAGGAGTGCGCCGTTATTTTGACCCTTGCCGGTTCATTGATCAGTGCCGGACTGAAGCAGGTTATTATTGACATGATCGACAACCACATGGTTGATGCCATTGTCTCCACCGGCGCCAATATTGTTGACCAGGACTTTTTTGAAGCGCTCGGCTTCAGGCACTACAAGGGAACCCCCTTTATTGATGATGCCATTCTCCGTGATATGCACATCGACCGTATTTACGATACCTATATCGATGAGGATGATCTCCGGGTCTGTGATGACACGACAGCGATCATAGCCAACTCCATGAAGCCGGGAAGCTACTCCTCCCGTGAGTTCATTGTGGAGATGGCCAAATACATCGAAGCCAACAACCACGACAAAAACTCCATCGTCTACAAGGCCTACGAAAAAGGGGTGCCGATCTTCTGCCCCGCATTCTCGGACTGCTCCGCAGGCTTCGGACTGGTGCATCATCAGTGGCACAATCCGGAGAACCATGTTGCCATCGACTCGGTAAAGGATTTCCGCGAACTCACGAAAATCAAGATCGAGAACGACAGAACCGGTATTTTTATGATCGGCGGCGGCGTACCGAAAAACTTTACACAGGATATTGTTGTTGCAGCTGAGGTACTTGGTTACGAAGACGTATCCATGCACACCTATGCCGTCCAGATTACCGTTGCCGACGAGCGTGATGGTGCGCTTTCCGGCTCAACCCTCAAGGAGGCCAGCTCGTGGGGCAAGGTTGATACGGTTTATGAGCAGATGGTCTTTGCCGAAGCAACCATTGCCCTGCCGCTCATCGCCGGTTATGCCTACCACAAACGCAACTGGGAGGGTCGCAAGGCTAAAAATTTCAACGCCATGCTTGAAGGTTAA
- the fsa gene encoding fructose-6-phosphate aldolase: MKFFIDTANLDEIHAARELGVLDGVTTNPSLIAKIVGDPANFTYQDFKDHIARICDIVDGPVSAEVTTLKAQEMIIEGEDLAAIHDNVVVKCPLTIDGLQAIRHFSEKGIKTNATLVFSPNQALLAAKAGASYVSPFVGRLDDISTEGMTLVEQIVTIYDNYGYMTEVIVASVRHPQHVVDSALIGADIATIPFSVIRQLVNHPLTDLGLKKFMEDASVMKK; encoded by the coding sequence ATGAAATTTTTTATTGATACCGCTAACCTTGATGAAATTCACGCCGCACGCGAACTTGGTGTTCTTGACGGTGTGACCACCAATCCTTCACTGATTGCAAAAATCGTCGGTGACCCGGCGAACTTTACCTATCAGGATTTCAAGGATCATATTGCCCGGATCTGCGATATTGTTGACGGCCCGGTCAGTGCCGAGGTGACAACACTCAAGGCGCAGGAGATGATTATCGAGGGTGAGGATCTGGCAGCCATTCACGACAATGTGGTTGTCAAATGCCCCCTGACCATTGACGGCCTGCAGGCTATCCGCCATTTTTCAGAGAAAGGGATCAAAACAAACGCAACGCTTGTCTTTTCGCCCAACCAGGCGCTCCTTGCCGCCAAGGCCGGAGCAAGCTATGTGAGCCCCTTTGTCGGGAGGCTGGACGATATCAGCACCGAAGGGATGACCCTTGTCGAGCAGATTGTCACCATCTACGACAACTACGGCTACATGACCGAGGTTATTGTTGCAAGCGTGCGCCATCCGCAGCATGTTGTTGACTCTGCATTGATCGGAGCCGATATTGCAACCATCCCTTTCAGTGTAATCCGCCAGCTTGTCAACCACCCGCTGACCGACCTCGGCCTGAAAAAGTTTATGGAAGACGCCTCGGTTATGAAGAAGTAA
- a CDS encoding Fic family protein, which translates to MLTIRRKTSDSGAQSGAQSEAILKNLGTEPLSAAELAVALGLQSKTGAFKRTLQKLVESGQVEYTIPEKPTTRLQKYRLTEKGRRLLEELGKGGGQS; encoded by the coding sequence GTGTTGACAATCCGGAGGAAAACGTCTGACTCAGGGGCCCAGTCGGGGGCCCAGTCCGAAGCGATTCTGAAGAATCTTGGAACAGAACCGTTATCGGCTGCCGAACTTGCTGTGGCTTTGGGGCTTCAGTCAAAAACCGGTGCTTTCAAGCGAACCTTACAGAAACTGGTCGAAAGTGGACAGGTCGAATATACCATCCCGGAAAAACCCACCACTCGCCTACAGAAATACCGGCTCACCGAAAAAGGCCGCAGATTACTTGAAGAGTTGGGCAAAGGAGGCGGTCAGTCATAA
- a CDS encoding helix-turn-helix domain-containing protein: protein MSKAGSKLIKSASQALTYARGEISEGFIAHVPEEVDVKSIRTRLGLTQPEFSLRFGFDVRAVQDWEQKRRQPDRSARILLTVIAHEPEAVSRALAH, encoded by the coding sequence ATGTCAAAAGCAGGAAGTAAACTGATCAAATCCGCCTCTCAGGCCCTGACCTATGCTCGTGGTGAAATCAGCGAAGGATTTATTGCCCATGTTCCGGAGGAGGTTGACGTCAAGTCGATCCGAACCCGCCTGGGACTTACGCAACCCGAATTTTCTTTGCGGTTTGGTTTTGATGTTCGAGCGGTACAGGACTGGGAGCAAAAACGCCGTCAGCCTGACCGTTCAGCACGGATTCTCCTGACCGTCATTGCCCATGAACCTGAAGCTGTCAGCCGGGCTTTGGCTCATTAA
- a CDS encoding Fic/DOC family protein, with protein MKNLLGLKSKKEIDDAEVAAYARAFQFTMHNFAADQQLSMADIDAIHQAFFGSIYSWAGRHRVVNLSKEGFTFPAARFLTQSLETFEETILKPNTPCSGTQEEVLAKTALVHLELLFIHPFREGNGRTARLVATLMAVQAGYNGFDWSVIEKRFDEYVSAIQKLNLVLMRDLLRNALLA; from the coding sequence TTGAAAAATCTTCTTGGACTGAAATCGAAAAAGGAAATCGACGATGCCGAAGTCGCAGCTTACGCCAGAGCATTTCAATTTACCATGCACAATTTCGCTGCCGATCAGCAACTGAGTATGGCCGATATTGATGCGATTCATCAAGCCTTTTTCGGATCGATCTACTCCTGGGCAGGACGTCACCGGGTAGTCAACCTCTCAAAAGAGGGATTTACCTTTCCCGCTGCGCGGTTTTTAACCCAATCGTTGGAGACGTTTGAAGAAACAATCCTTAAGCCCAATACACCCTGCTCCGGCACACAAGAGGAAGTCTTAGCAAAAACAGCACTGGTTCATCTTGAATTGCTCTTTATCCATCCATTCAGGGAGGGAAACGGTCGGACGGCAAGGTTGGTTGCAACCTTGATGGCTGTTCAGGCAGGTTATAACGGATTCGACTGGAGTGTCATCGAAAAGCGATTCGATGAGTATGTTTCAGCTATACAAAAGCTAAACCTTGTGCTGATGAGGGATCTTCTTCGAAATGCTTTGCTTGCCTGA